One genomic region from Antedon mediterranea chromosome 3, ecAntMedi1.1, whole genome shotgun sequence encodes:
- the LOC140044727 gene encoding aromatic-L-amino-acid decarboxylase-like, which translates to MAETKEFREQGKEMVEYIAGYIDTIEKRPPLAQVEPGYLSKLIPNAAPQKPDKWEDIMKDVEKVIMPGVTHWHSPHFHAYFPTGNSFPAILGDMLSDVIGCIGFTWIASPACTELETIVMDWLGKAVGLPEEFLAEGNGKGGGVIQGTASEATLVAFLAAKMKRIRKELESQPDKDQYDILPKLVAYTSDQAHSSVMRASLIASIRMRSLPSDEENALRGNVLQKAIEEDKAKGLIPFFVCATLGTTAFCAFDNLTELGQICEKENIWMHVDAAYAGTAFLCPEFRYLLKGVKYATSFNFNPHKWMRINFDCSAMWVKDEDDLVHAFHVDPSYLKHKHQGAVKDFRHWQIPLGRRFRSLKLWFVLRMMGIEKLQEHVRKQVQLAHDFEKLVLSDSRFEIVGSVILGLVCFRLKESNEINEKLLKEINNSGKIHLVHSTEKETYFLRFAVCASSTEQKHVQYAWKIIQELTNSILNGIPLSN; encoded by the exons ATGGCAGAAACAAAAGAGTTTCGAGAGCAGGGTAAAGAAATGGTTGAATACATAGCTGGTTACATAGATACGATTGAAAAAAGACCACCGTTAGCACAAGTAGAACCTGGTTATCTCAGCAAACTGATCCCAAATGCAGCGCCACAAAAACCAGACAAATGGGAAGATATTATGAAAGATGTCGAGAAAGTCATTATGCCTGGT GTTACCCATTGGCATAGCCCTCATTTCCATGCTTATTTTCCAACTGGCAACTCATTTCCAGCCATCCTTGGAGATATGCTGAGTGATGTCATCGGCTGCATTGGTTTTACTTGG ATTGCCAGCCCTGCTTGCACAGAGCTTGAAACGATTGTGATGGATTGGTTAGGTAAAGCAGTAGGTCTACCTGAGGAATTCCTGGCAGAGGGTAATGGAAAAGGTGGAGGAGTAATACAG GGTACAGCAAGCGAAGCAACATTAGTGGCATTTTTAGCTGCCAAAATGAAAAGAATACGTAAGGAACTTGAATCACAGCCTGATAAAGACCAGTATGATATTTTGCCAAAGTTGGTGGCATATACTTCAGATCAG GCACATTCATCAGTCATGCGAGCATCTTTGATTGCCTCAATCCGAATGAGAAGTTTACCGTCAGATGAAGAAAATGCACTACGAGGGAATGTTTTACAGAAAGCCATAGAAGAGGATAAAGCAAAAGGGTTAATACCATTTTTT GTTTGTGCTACTCTAGGAACCACAGCGTTCTGTGCCTTTGATAACTTAACAGAACTCGGACAAATAT GTGAGAAAGAGAACATATGGATGCATGTAGATGCTGCATACGCAGGCACAGCTTTTCTATGTCCGGAATTTAGATATCTACTGAAAGGTGTCAAA tATGCCACTTCCTTCAACTTTAACCCTCACAAGTGGATGAGAATAAACTTTGATTGTTCTGCAATGTGGGTAAAAGACGAGGATGATCTGGTGCACGCATTCCATGTAGATCCTTCCTACCTCAAACATAAACATCAGGGAGCTGTCAAAGATTTTAGG CATTGGCAGATTCCTTTAGGAAGGCGTTTCCGATCTTTAAAACTTTGGTTTGTTCTGCGTATGATGGGAATTGAGAAATTACAGGAGCATGTCAGAAAG CAAGTGCAGTTAGCACATGACTTTGAGAAACTGGTTTTATCTGATTCACGTTTTGAGATTGTGGGCTCAGTAATTCTGGGCTTGGTTTGCTTTAGGTTAAAG GAATCGAATGAAATTAACGAAAAGTTACTTAAAGAAATCAACAACAGTGGAAAGATACACTTGGTACATTCGACAGAGAAAGAGACATATTTCTTAAGGTTTGCAGTCTGCGCCTCATCAACAGAACAAAAACATGTCCAGTATGCTTGGAAAATTATCCAAGAACTTACAAACTCTATACTTAATGGCATTCCTctctccaattaa
- the LOC140044728 gene encoding aromatic-L-amino-acid decarboxylase-like, whose amino-acid sequence MSSETNEFRKQGKEMVDNIARYIDTIEERPPLAQVEPGYLSKLIPNAAPQKPDKWEDIMKDVEKVIMPGVSHWQSPNFHSYYEAGHSCPSILGDMLSDGIGCLGFSWIASPACTELETIVVDWLGKAIGLPEEFLTEGSGKGGGVIQGSASEATLFSLLAAKMKTIRQVLEREPDKDQYDVLPKMIAYTSDQAHASVERAALMGSIRMRILPSDDQHAMRGDTLKKIIEEDKAKGLLPFFVCATLGTTGCCSFDNLQELGEICEKENIWMHVDAAYAGTAFLCPEFRYLLKGVNYATSFNFNPHKMMRVNFDCSALWVKDEDDLVHAFYIDPTYLKHKHQGAVKDFRHWQIPFGRRFRSLKLWFVLRMFGIEQLQSHVRKQVQLAHDFEKLVLSDSRFEIVNRIVLGLVCIRLKESDELNNALLEKINASGKIHMLSSDLKGKAVLRFAICGASTENKHIQYAWNVIRSIADNLLSTQ is encoded by the exons atgtcATCGGAAACAAACGAGTTTCGAAAGCAAGGTAAAGAAATGGTTGACAACATAGCTCGGTACATAGATACGATTGAAGAGAGGCCACCGTTAGCACAAGTAGAACCTGGTTATCTCAGCAAACTGATCCCAAATGCAGCACCACAAAAACCAGACAAATGGGAAGATATTATGAAAGATGTCGAGAAAGTCATTATGCCTGGT GTTAGCCATTGGCAAAGTCCTAATTTCCATTCTTATTATGAAGCTGGACATTCCTGTCCATCAATACTTGGGGATATGCTAAGTGATGGCATTGGCTGCCTTGGCTTTTCGTgg ATTGCCAGCCCAGCTTGCACAGAACTTGAGACGATTGTGGTAGATTGGTTAGGTAAAGCAATAGGCCTGCCTGAGGAATTCCTGACAGAAGGTAGTGGAAAAGGTGGAGGGGTAATACAG gGATCTGCTAGTGAAGCTACTCTATTTTCTTTGCTGGCAGCCAAGATGAAAACAATTCGTCAGGTTCTTGAAAGGGAGCCGGATAAGGACCAGTACGATGTATTGCCAAAAATGATTGCCTATACTTCAGACCAG GCACATGCGTCAGTTGAAAGAGCAGCTTTGATGGGCTCAATCAGAATGAGAATTCTTCCATCAGATGACCAGCATGCGATGAGAGGAGACACTTTGAAGAAAATAATCGAAGAAGACAAAGCCAAAGGACTTTTGCCATTCTTT GTTTGTGCTACACTTGGAACCACTGGGTGTTGTTCGTTTGATAACTTACAAGAACTTGGAGAAATAT gtgaaaaagaaaacatatgGATGCATGTAGATGCTGCATACGCAGGCACAGCTTTTCTATGCCCGGAATTTAGATATCTTTTGAAAGGCGTCAAC taCGCCACTTCCTTCAACTTTAACCCCCACAAGATGATGAGAGTAAACTTTGATTGTTCGGCATTGTGGGTAAAAGACGAGGATGATCTGGTGCACGCATTCTATATAGATCCTACCTACCTAAAACATAAACATCAGGGAGCAGTCAAAGATTTCAGG CATTGGCAGATACCCTTTGGAAGACGTTTCCGATCGTTAAAACTGTGGTTTGTTCTCCGAATGTTTGGAATCGAGCAGCTACAATCCCATGTCAGAAAG cAAGTGCAGTTGGCCCATGACTTTGAAAAGCTTGTTTTGTCCGATTCACGATTTGAAATTGTGAACCGTATTGTTCTTGGATTGGTTTGTATCAGATTAAAG gaATCAGACGAATTGAACAATGCATTATTGGAGAAAATCAATGCTAGTGGTAAAATTCATATGCTATCTTCAGATTTAAAAGGAAAGGCTGTCCTGAGATTTGCAATCTGTGGGGCATCAACAGAGAATAAGCATATACAATATGCATGGAATGTAATCCGGAGTATTGCAGACAATCTATTAAGTACTCAATAA